A region of Rattus rattus isolate New Zealand chromosome 7, Rrattus_CSIRO_v1, whole genome shotgun sequence DNA encodes the following proteins:
- the Arf6 gene encoding ADP-ribosylation factor 6, translated as MGKVLSKIFGNKEMRILMLGLDAAGKTTILYKLKLGQSVTTIPTVGFNVETVTYKNVKFNVWDVGGQDKIRPLWRHYYTGTQGLIFVVDCADRDRIDEARQELHRIINDREMRDAIILIFANKQDLPDAMKPHEIQEKLGLTRIRDRNWYVQPSCATSGDGLYEGLTWLTSNYKS; from the coding sequence ATGGGGAAGGTGCTATCCAAGATCTTCGGGAACAAGGAAATGCGGATCCTCATGCTGGGCCTGGACGCAGCCGGCAAGACAACGATCCTGTACAAGTTGAAGCTGGGCCAGTCTGTGACCACCATTCCCACGGTGGGTTTCAACGTGGAGACGGTGACTTACAAAAACGTCAAGTTCAACGTGTGGGATGTGGGCGGCCAGGACAAGATCCGGCCGCTCTGGCGGCATTACTACACCGGGACCCAGGGTCTGATCTTCGTGGTAGACTGCGCCGACCGCGACCGCATCGATGAGGCCCGCCAGGAGCTGCACCGCATTATCAATGACCGGGAGATGAGGGACGCCATAATCCTCATCTTCGCCAACAAGCAGGACCTGCCTGATGCCATGAAACCCCATGAGATCCAGGAGAAACTGGGCCTGACCCGGATTCGGGACAGGAACTGGTATGTGCAGCCCTCCTGTGCCACCTCCGGGGACGGACTCTATGAGGGGCTCACATGGTTAACCTCTAACTACAAATCCTAA